The following are encoded in a window of Lactobacillus intestinalis genomic DNA:
- a CDS encoding TetR/AcrR family transcriptional regulator — protein MTQKRSLDLNKIIDKAIQLIRDKGLTETTLPALAKELGVRSQSLYHYVSNRKQLISLVGASRIKVLHQKLIENLMGVSGKEALLKFADVTRDFVLKDPALSSILYHLNEYSEDDAINREILNIIQLGEKLNLKTTSTISAHALIGAVLGYVFLDKSSSFPDESEDEANRNYHEMILRLVQPIAVLQE, from the coding sequence ATGACGCAAAAGAGAAGTTTAGATTTAAATAAAATAATTGATAAAGCTATTCAGTTGATTCGAGATAAAGGGTTAACTGAGACTACTCTGCCAGCTCTTGCTAAAGAATTAGGCGTGAGATCCCAGTCTCTTTACCATTACGTATCCAATCGTAAGCAATTAATATCTCTAGTTGGTGCGAGTCGAATTAAAGTTTTACATCAAAAATTAATTGAAAATTTGATGGGGGTTTCAGGTAAAGAGGCTCTCCTCAAATTCGCAGATGTGACACGTGACTTTGTATTAAAGGATCCGGCTTTATCAAGTATTTTATATCACTTGAATGAATATTCTGAAGATGATGCTATTAATAGAGAGATTCTCAACATTATTCAATTAGGTGAAAAATTAAATCTTAAAACAACTAGCACTATTTCAGCTCATGCCTTAATCGGCGCAGTACTTGGCTATGTCTTTTTGGATAAATCATCATCATTTCCTGATGAAAGTGAAGATGAGGCCAATCGTAATTATCATGAAATGATATTGCGACTAGTACAACCAATTGCCGTTTTGCAGGAATAA
- a CDS encoding serine hydrolase → MKNKVFIVSLIATIISFSLYFANLKRVKNASINIIEPKTSKTSPKKKVKEPKPKIKEPKIKTIEYANHVKVASGSQKKLAQKIKQIMGKDYSYQVAVQDLNNSAKFCRVANTKVAHNVDDTMKLYLLLAIYEQEQQGKLTSKTVIKIKKSDRVNGEKALKTNMSYGISFLRQAMMRGNKTAANALIRKVGHDKIDAIIKKLGADQTTMSANFSKAPYGKTTAHDLVKTMAGIYQGRILNQKHASLLLQALNSKPNFVKGINGGVYAIGDDHSAVAIVQTQGHSYCMSVWSSNNKKFNELGKAINASFTAKKK, encoded by the coding sequence ATGAAGAATAAAGTATTTATCGTCTCTTTGATTGCAACAATTATTTCTTTTTCACTTTATTTTGCTAATTTAAAAAGGGTCAAGAATGCTAGCATTAATATAATTGAGCCTAAAACTAGTAAAACTAGTCCGAAGAAGAAAGTAAAAGAGCCTAAACCTAAAATAAAAGAACCTAAAATCAAAACTATTGAGTACGCTAACCATGTGAAAGTTGCATCAGGTAGTCAAAAGAAGCTTGCTCAAAAGATTAAGCAGATTATGGGTAAAGATTATAGTTATCAAGTTGCAGTTCAAGATTTAAATAATTCAGCTAAGTTTTGCCGAGTGGCTAATACTAAGGTGGCACATAATGTGGATGACACCATGAAATTATACCTGCTTTTAGCAATTTATGAACAAGAGCAACAGGGTAAATTAACATCTAAGACTGTAATTAAAATTAAGAAATCTGATCGCGTTAATGGTGAAAAAGCGCTCAAGACTAATATGTCTTATGGGATTTCGTTTTTAAGACAGGCAATGATGCGCGGTAATAAGACTGCCGCCAATGCTTTGATTCGTAAAGTTGGTCATGATAAAATCGATGCCATTATCAAAAAACTAGGTGCCGATCAGACTACAATGTCTGCTAACTTTAGTAAAGCTCCCTATGGAAAGACTACAGCCCATGATTTAGTAAAAACAATGGCTGGAATTTATCAGGGACGAATCTTAAATCAGAAACATGCTAGTTTGCTTTTGCAAGCTTTGAATTCTAAACCAAACTTTGTTAAAGGAATAAATGGTGGAGTTTATGCAATTGGGGATGATCATTCAGCTGTTGCGATTGTTCAAACCCAAGGTCATTCATATTGCATGAGCGTATGGAGTAGCAATAATAAGAAGTTTAATGAATTAGGTAAAGCAATAAATGCGTCATTTACGGCAAAGAAAAAGTAG
- a CDS encoding magnesium transporter CorA family protein — protein sequence MIRQQNFPVDTKYKWYDISNLSEQDSDRLQDEFNFTPDIISYISDRHERPHYDYDVHTHSHLLVYDVPIWPTNTIKHFTAHPITFLVVGENVFTFHTESTSYVFDEFNDEPMRERLSEAKDVTELLMIFLLYASQYFQRAVTQLDVERNSLDQKLSDDIDNKDLVELSNIEKSLVYLSSSIQTDLMMLHSLDHSKLSFTKTAHERLDDVLIESNQAAEMIQISQQVTKTLSATSNNMMNNNLNDTMKFLTVWSLVLTIPTILTGFYGMNVDLPVIHSPFDWVIITVLMIVLMVWLVVLMRKHHFF from the coding sequence ATGATTAGACAACAGAATTTTCCCGTTGACACAAAGTACAAATGGTACGATATCAGTAATTTAAGTGAGCAAGACAGTGATCGGTTGCAAGATGAATTCAATTTCACTCCAGATATCATTTCGTATATCTCCGACCGGCATGAACGTCCTCACTATGACTACGATGTTCACACCCACAGTCATTTATTGGTGTATGATGTTCCTATTTGGCCAACTAATACAATTAAGCATTTTACGGCTCATCCAATTACTTTCTTAGTTGTGGGAGAAAATGTTTTTACTTTCCATACTGAATCAACTAGTTATGTCTTTGATGAATTTAATGATGAACCCATGCGTGAGCGTTTATCTGAAGCTAAAGATGTGACTGAGCTCTTGATGATATTTTTGCTTTACGCTTCTCAATATTTCCAAAGAGCAGTCACTCAGCTGGATGTAGAAAGAAATAGCTTAGATCAAAAATTATCTGATGATATTGATAATAAGGATTTAGTTGAATTGTCCAACATTGAAAAGAGTTTGGTTTATTTATCTAGTTCCATTCAAACTGATCTAATGATGCTTCATAGTTTAGATCATTCAAAATTGTCATTTACTAAAACGGCCCATGAACGGCTAGATGACGTATTGATTGAATCTAATCAGGCGGCTGAAATGATTCAGATTTCGCAACAAGTAACGAAAACTTTGTCGGCGACTTCTAATAATATGATGAACAATAACCTAAATGACACGATGAAATTCTTAACTGTCTGGTCTTTGGTGTTGACTATTCCAACGATCTTGACAGGTTTTTATGGAATGAATGTGGACCTTCCTGTGATTCATAGCCCGTTTGATTGGGTAATCATTACTGTATTAATGATTGTTCTGATGGTCTGGTTAGTAGTTTTAATGCGTAAACATCACTTCTTTTAA
- a CDS encoding extracellular solute-binding protein: MKFSKKLAMAAVAGLALIGTAACSNGGSKSSSSSEKIPSKITKKTTVVFWHGMVGVQQSTLQKLTKEFEKENPKITVKLENQGAYNDLQAKINSTLQSPNNLPTITQAYPGWLWNAAQNNMLVNLTPYINNKNVGWGSAKASNIRTELLDGAKIKGTQYGIPFNKSIETLTYNKDMFKKYGIKKVPTTMEELKSASETIYKKSNHKVVGAGFDSLSNYYVLGMKDDGVNFTKNINFNGSTSKKVINYYADGIKKGYFRVAGSEHYLSGPFANQKVAMFIGTSAGEGFVKQGVGNKFTYDVAARPGKYTMQQGTDIYMFKHASADQKAAAFKYMKFLVSKSSQLKWANATGYIPVNNNVITSKEYKANKSTKLPAKLDSTMKNLYSVPVEKNSNAAYTQLNSIMQNILSAAQKDQNVNNAINTGKSKFDAAWKQ, encoded by the coding sequence ATGAAGTTTAGTAAGAAACTTGCTATGGCGGCTGTTGCTGGTTTAGCTTTGATTGGGACTGCTGCATGTTCAAATGGTGGCAGCAAATCTTCATCGAGTTCTGAGAAGATTCCATCAAAGATTACTAAAAAGACTACTGTTGTTTTCTGGCATGGTATGGTTGGGGTTCAACAATCTACTTTGCAAAAGTTGACTAAGGAATTCGAAAAAGAAAATCCTAAGATCACTGTTAAGCTTGAAAATCAGGGTGCATACAATGATTTGCAAGCCAAAATCAATTCAACTTTGCAATCACCAAATAATTTACCTACTATTACTCAAGCTTACCCAGGGTGGCTTTGGAATGCAGCGCAAAATAACATGCTTGTAAACTTAACCCCATACATTAACAATAAGAACGTGGGTTGGGGAAGCGCTAAGGCTTCAAACATTAGAACTGAGTTATTAGATGGTGCCAAGATTAAGGGAACCCAATATGGTATTCCATTTAATAAATCAATTGAAACTTTAACTTACAATAAAGATATGTTTAAGAAGTACGGTATCAAGAAGGTTCCAACTACTATGGAAGAATTGAAGTCCGCTTCAGAAACTATCTACAAGAAGAGTAATCATAAGGTTGTAGGTGCAGGCTTCGATTCTCTTTCTAACTACTATGTTTTAGGGATGAAAGATGATGGCGTAAACTTCACTAAGAACATTAACTTCAATGGTTCAACTTCAAAGAAAGTTATTAATTACTATGCTGATGGTATAAAGAAGGGCTACTTCAGAGTTGCCGGTTCCGAACACTACTTATCTGGCCCATTTGCTAACCAAAAGGTAGCAATGTTTATTGGTACTTCTGCAGGTGAAGGCTTTGTTAAGCAAGGTGTAGGTAACAAGTTTACTTACGATGTGGCTGCACGTCCAGGTAAATACACTATGCAACAAGGTACTGATATTTACATGTTTAAGCATGCTTCAGCTGATCAAAAAGCAGCTGCCTTCAAGTACATGAAGTTCTTAGTATCTAAGTCAAGTCAACTTAAGTGGGCTAATGCTACTGGTTATATTCCAGTAAATAACAATGTAATTACTTCAAAGGAATACAAGGCTAACAAGAGTACTAAACTTCCTGCTAAGCTTGATTCTACAATGAAGAACTTATACAGTGTTCCAGTTGAAAAGAATTCAAATGCTGCTTACACTCAATTAAACAGCATTATGCAAAATATTCTTTCTGCAGCACAAAAGGATCAAAATGTTAACAATGCAATTAACACTGGTAAATCTAAATTTGATGCTGCTTGGAAGCAATAA
- a CDS encoding MBL fold metallo-hydrolase — MTLKDKTTVTFYNGLTTIGGPMIEVAYNDSHILFDLGEVYRPELKLSMEDEDFETLIKYQLIGEVPNFYDPKITGKEIDKDRWKHAAAYISHLHLDHSKALNLLAPEIPLYTGKITAQLLPALNEDGDFLLPAAGHDKGYTREIIAAEYKKPIQVGDITMEVWPSDHDAYGATGLIVKTPDKTIAYTGDIRLHGYHPDWVHDFLKAAKHCDMFIIEGTGVSWPEEKHDDNSEEFTGPKNEVELTEQIVKLEKENPKRQITFNTYPTNVERLLRIISDSPRKVVLHAKRAHLLKDSLDQNYPYYYLPEEKRFNDLNPELEVSYQKLLDDDHEYLWQAVKNYDDLKEGGLYIHSNAEPLGDFDPAYKPFVEKFAQKKIEFEALRCSGHADEEELKEIISEVEPAILIPVHTLHPELEENPYGERILPKRGQTIVL, encoded by the coding sequence ATGACCTTAAAGGATAAAACTACAGTAACCTTTTATAATGGTTTAACCACTATTGGTGGACCAATGATTGAAGTTGCTTATAATGATTCTCATATTTTGTTTGATTTAGGAGAAGTTTATCGTCCTGAACTTAAACTAAGTATGGAAGATGAAGATTTTGAAACTTTGATTAAGTATCAATTGATTGGGGAGGTACCAAATTTCTATGATCCTAAAATTACCGGTAAAGAAATTGATAAAGATCGTTGGAAGCATGCTGCTGCTTACATCTCCCATTTGCATTTAGATCATAGTAAGGCACTTAATCTTTTGGCGCCAGAAATTCCACTTTATACTGGTAAAATTACTGCTCAATTATTGCCGGCTTTAAATGAAGATGGCGACTTTTTATTACCTGCTGCAGGGCATGACAAAGGTTATACCCGGGAAATAATTGCAGCTGAATATAAGAAGCCAATTCAAGTAGGCGATATTACTATGGAAGTGTGGCCAAGTGATCATGATGCTTATGGTGCCACCGGCTTAATTGTTAAAACTCCTGATAAAACGATCGCTTATACGGGGGATATCCGTTTACATGGTTACCATCCAGATTGGGTACATGATTTTTTAAAGGCTGCTAAGCATTGCGATATGTTCATTATTGAAGGTACTGGTGTTTCTTGGCCTGAAGAAAAGCATGACGACAACAGTGAGGAATTTACTGGACCAAAGAATGAAGTTGAGCTTACTGAGCAAATTGTTAAACTAGAAAAAGAAAATCCTAAGCGCCAAATTACATTTAATACTTATCCAACTAATGTGGAACGATTGCTTAGAATTATTTCTGATTCGCCAAGAAAGGTTGTGCTGCATGCAAAAAGAGCCCACCTTTTAAAAGACAGTTTAGATCAGAATTATCCTTACTATTACTTGCCAGAGGAGAAAAGATTTAATGATTTAAATCCGGAGCTGGAAGTTTCCTATCAGAAACTTCTAGATGATGATCATGAATACCTTTGGCAAGCAGTCAAAAATTATGATGATCTCAAAGAGGGTGGCTTATATATCCACTCTAATGCGGAACCGCTGGGAGATTTTGATCCGGCCTACAAGCCATTTGTAGAAAAGTTTGCGCAGAAGAAGATTGAGTTTGAAGCTTTGCGTTGCTCTGGACACGCAGATGAAGAAGAGCTCAAAGAGATTATTTCTGAGGTTGAACCAGCAATTTTAATCCCAGTGCACACATTGCATCCGGAGCTGGAAGAAAACCCATATGGAGAACGGATTTTACCTAAGCGCGGTCAAACTATCGTGCTTTAG
- a CDS encoding carbohydrate ABC transporter permease, translated as MKKIRWGVVVAYVILAIFAIITVFPFIYMILGGLMSFQETTTIPPTLWPKNPQWSNYAKVFSQAPFGRYFLNTFITASVTTIVSLFNALLGAFAMVNLHFKGKHFIQIILLSLLMVPGEAIIFTNYSTIAQMGLLNTYIGLVLPFLTSVFYMYYLQSYFGSISKTIYKASMIDGASDWEYIWRILVPMSKGGLFTVGLLSFISGWNSFLWPLLVTNEDSMRLLNNGLTAFTSDSGSETQLQLAAATLTVLPILILYFIFRKQIIRGVVRNDLKG; from the coding sequence ATGAAAAAAATTCGCTGGGGTGTAGTTGTTGCTTATGTGATTTTAGCGATTTTTGCAATCATTACGGTTTTCCCATTTATTTATATGATTTTAGGTGGATTAATGAGTTTTCAAGAAACAACTACTATTCCACCAACTCTTTGGCCTAAAAATCCACAATGGAGCAACTATGCAAAGGTATTTTCTCAAGCACCTTTTGGACGTTACTTCTTAAACACCTTTATAACGGCAAGTGTAACGACAATTGTTAGTTTGTTTAACGCCTTACTAGGTGCTTTTGCGATGGTTAACTTGCACTTTAAAGGTAAGCATTTTATTCAAATTATCTTACTTTCACTGTTAATGGTGCCCGGAGAGGCAATTATTTTTACTAATTACAGCACAATCGCTCAAATGGGATTGTTGAATACTTATATTGGTTTGGTATTACCATTTTTAACTTCTGTATTTTATATGTACTACTTACAAAGTTACTTTGGATCAATTTCCAAAACAATTTATAAAGCATCAATGATTGATGGCGCTAGTGATTGGGAATATATTTGGAGAATTTTGGTTCCAATGTCAAAAGGTGGTCTTTTTACCGTAGGACTTTTGAGTTTTATTTCTGGATGGAATTCATTCCTGTGGCCACTTCTTGTCACTAATGAAGACAGTATGCGTCTGCTTAACAATGGATTAACTGCATTTACTTCCGACTCAGGAAGCGAAACACAATTGCAACTCGCTGCGGCAACTTTAACTGTTTTACCGATCTTGATTCTATACTTTATTTTTAGAAAGCAAATAATTAGAGGGGTAGTACGTAATGACCTTAAAGGATAA
- a CDS encoding carbohydrate ABC transporter permease — MKQNQKKAWLYLAPTIIFVTFFSIYPILRAFVMSFQSGSLINLNWTGFSNYQYIFHDPEFWLAIRNTILYALISVPVALAISIMLAWLIFSKVKNKSFFETTFFMPYVTSTIAIGIVFRYIFNGDYGMLNFILRALHLPAPNWIDDPAMSVTTIIIFGIWTSLAFNIVILMGALRNIDPNYYTIADMYGASGTEKFWRITMPQLVPTIAFLLTMNIIAAFKVYTSVYALFNGQAGVGNSATTAVFYIYNKFQIVGTPGVAMAATVVLFIIIMFVTFLQRKMMKKIGGR; from the coding sequence ATGAAGCAGAATCAAAAAAAGGCATGGCTATATTTAGCACCAACCATTATTTTTGTAACTTTCTTTAGTATTTATCCAATTTTACGAGCATTTGTAATGAGTTTCCAAAGTGGCTCATTAATCAACTTAAATTGGACCGGTTTTAGCAATTATCAATACATTTTTCATGATCCGGAATTTTGGTTAGCAATTAGAAATACTATTCTTTATGCATTAATTTCGGTTCCAGTAGCATTAGCAATTTCAATCATGCTTGCTTGGCTAATCTTCAGTAAGGTAAAGAATAAGTCGTTTTTTGAAACTACTTTCTTTATGCCTTATGTAACTTCCACTATTGCGATTGGTATTGTCTTCCGTTATATCTTTAACGGTGATTATGGGATGCTTAACTTTATTTTGCGTGCTCTTCATTTGCCAGCACCTAATTGGATTGATGATCCCGCAATGTCTGTTACTACCATTATTATCTTCGGAATTTGGACTTCATTAGCTTTCAATATTGTTATTTTGATGGGAGCTTTGAGAAATATTGATCCAAATTATTACACAATTGCTGATATGTATGGGGCCTCTGGAACTGAAAAGTTTTGGCGAATTACGATGCCTCAATTAGTACCAACAATTGCCTTTTTGTTGACAATGAATATTATTGCTGCTTTCAAAGTTTATACTTCTGTATATGCTCTGTTCAATGGACAAGCAGGAGTCGGCAATTCAGCTACAACCGCAGTGTTCTATATTTATAATAAATTCCAAATTGTAGGTACTCCAGGTGTAGCCATGGCTGCGACAGTAGTTTTATTCATTATCATTATGTTTGTAACTTTTTTACAACGTAAAATGATGAAAAAGATTGGAGGACGGTAA
- a CDS encoding ABC transporter ATP-binding protein: MNDNKFVEVKNLKKVYDNGHQAIKNVSFHVKKGDLVCLLGPSGCGKTTILNILAGLLNPTSGDILFDGKSVVNTASKDRQIGYVFQNYALYPHMTVLQNVMFPLTVGKQKMPKDKAKEIAEKYMELTQISDFANQKPGQLSGGQQQRVAIARALVQEPKILLMDEPLSNLDARLRLKIREEIRSLVKEVGITTLFVTHDQEEALSIGDKIILFNEGVIQQDDLGQNFYLEPNNYFVANFVGNPVIDNFKVKMQDGKLIGSDFELNVNDLQQARFKRQLTDGDYILSVRPENILPSDDGNVSAHIDDVELIGRERILKFTHDGVQARSLVDLETPIKAGDDIKLEMRLDRVFIFTPEGERVY; encoded by the coding sequence ATGAATGATAACAAGTTTGTTGAAGTAAAGAATCTGAAAAAGGTGTACGACAACGGTCACCAAGCTATCAAGAACGTTAGCTTTCACGTTAAAAAAGGTGATTTGGTATGTTTGCTCGGCCCTTCTGGATGTGGAAAAACAACTATTTTAAATATTTTGGCTGGTCTTCTTAATCCAACAAGTGGAGATATTTTATTTGATGGCAAGTCTGTTGTTAATACTGCATCAAAAGATCGTCAAATCGGATATGTTTTCCAAAACTATGCTTTATATCCACATATGACAGTTTTGCAAAATGTAATGTTCCCTTTGACTGTCGGTAAACAAAAAATGCCTAAAGATAAGGCTAAGGAAATTGCAGAAAAGTATATGGAATTAACTCAAATTTCTGATTTTGCTAATCAAAAGCCAGGTCAACTATCCGGAGGACAGCAACAGCGTGTCGCAATTGCCAGAGCCTTAGTTCAAGAACCTAAAATCTTGCTCATGGATGAACCTTTGAGTAATTTGGACGCACGCTTGCGTTTGAAGATTCGTGAAGAAATTCGTTCTTTAGTTAAAGAAGTTGGAATTACCACCTTATTTGTTACGCACGATCAAGAAGAGGCGCTATCAATTGGAGATAAAATTATTCTCTTCAATGAGGGTGTAATTCAACAAGACGATTTAGGTCAAAACTTCTACTTAGAACCAAACAATTACTTTGTTGCTAACTTTGTTGGTAATCCAGTGATTGATAACTTTAAAGTAAAAATGCAAGATGGCAAACTTATTGGGTCTGATTTTGAATTAAATGTGAATGATTTACAACAAGCTCGCTTTAAGCGTCAATTGACAGATGGAGACTATATTTTGTCAGTTCGTCCTGAAAATATTTTGCCAAGTGACGACGGAAATGTCTCTGCTCATATTGATGACGTTGAATTAATTGGTAGAGAAAGAATTTTGAAATTTACTCATGATGGGGTTCAGGCTCGATCTTTAGTAGATCTTGAAACTCCTATTAAAGCTGGAGATGATATTAAGTTGGAAATGCGATTAGACAGGGTGTTTATCTTTACTCCGGAAGGAGAGAGGGTTTACTAA
- a CDS encoding C69 family dipeptidase — MKKDNCTAMLVGKDATLDGSTMIARDEDGYGGINEKLFVVNKARHYDEEYVSKYNGFKMHLEGDGCRWTGTPTADESEGRWDEQGINEYNVAMSATETEATNARCLGHDPLVKDGINEDSMVYLVLPFIKTAREGVKRLGQLIEKYGTGESNGIAFSDNEEVWYLETGAGHQWVAARVPDDSYAICPNIMVIQNVDFDDSDNFMYASTIRDFVEENHLNPSQDGTFNFRDIFGTKDEADAFYNTPRTWYGQKLFNPSIEQDPTSQEMPFTRVPEKKIGVEDVEKFLTSHYNGTEYDPMDTYSSGDEKKQKMFRSIALDRNQESSILQIRNDVPKELAGVQWINMGFYAYSPYVPFYTNIENTPANYQVADHTVDPDQSAYWLYKTLQVLVEPRYHQYIYQINTYRDECQSYGVGRVSEIDKEAKDKQGDMLTSFLTSANEVTANEITKKTKTLISDLVRQALNSSKYQFERGDNL, encoded by the coding sequence ATGAAAAAAGACAACTGTACTGCAATGCTCGTGGGTAAGGATGCTACTTTAGATGGTTCAACCATGATTGCCCGTGATGAAGATGGTTATGGTGGCATTAATGAAAAGCTTTTTGTAGTAAATAAAGCTCGCCATTATGATGAAGAATATGTTTCTAAATATAATGGCTTTAAAATGCATCTTGAAGGAGATGGCTGCAGATGGACTGGTACTCCAACTGCGGATGAAAGTGAAGGACGTTGGGACGAACAAGGAATTAACGAATATAACGTCGCTATGTCTGCCACTGAAACTGAGGCTACTAATGCTCGCTGTTTAGGTCATGATCCACTCGTCAAAGATGGAATTAATGAAGATTCCATGGTTTATTTAGTTTTGCCATTTATAAAAACTGCTCGCGAAGGAGTTAAGCGTTTAGGTCAATTAATTGAAAAATACGGTACTGGCGAAAGTAACGGGATTGCTTTTTCTGATAATGAAGAAGTTTGGTATTTAGAAACTGGTGCAGGTCACCAATGGGTTGCCGCTCGTGTTCCGGATGATTCATACGCAATTTGTCCAAATATTATGGTGATCCAAAATGTGGACTTTGATGATTCTGACAACTTTATGTATGCAAGTACAATTCGTGATTTTGTTGAAGAAAATCATCTAAACCCATCTCAAGATGGCACTTTTAATTTCCGTGATATTTTTGGTACTAAAGATGAAGCAGATGCATTTTACAACACTCCAAGAACTTGGTATGGTCAAAAATTGTTTAATCCAAGCATTGAGCAAGATCCAACTAGTCAAGAAATGCCATTTACTCGCGTTCCGGAAAAGAAAATTGGTGTTGAAGATGTAGAAAAGTTTTTGACAAGCCACTATAACGGCACTGAATATGATCCAATGGATACTTATTCTTCTGGGGATGAAAAGAAGCAAAAGATGTTTCGTTCGATTGCCCTTGATAGAAACCAAGAATCAAGTATTTTACAAATTAGAAATGATGTGCCAAAAGAATTAGCTGGGGTTCAATGGATTAATATGGGATTCTATGCTTATTCTCCATATGTTCCTTTCTACACTAATATTGAAAACACTCCAGCCAATTATCAAGTTGCCGACCATACAGTGGATCCTGATCAGAGTGCATATTGGCTATATAAGACTTTACAAGTGTTGGTAGAGCCACGCTACCATCAATATATTTATCAAATTAATACTTATCGTGATGAATGCCAAAGCTACGGCGTAGGTCGAGTTTCAGAAATTGATAAAGAAGCAAAAGATAAGCAGGGAGATATGTTAACTAGCTTTTTAACTTCCGCTAATGAAGTAACTGCAAATGAAATCACTAAGAAAACAAAGACTTTAATAAGTGATTTAGTTCGTCAAGCCTTAAATTCATCTAAATATCAATTTGAACGTGGTGACAATTTATAA
- a CDS encoding DNA/RNA non-specific endonuclease yields MARKKQKKQGTLYTVIGAIIIIAWGIFSKDGNFNLNNLFSMNPSNTVNNAKSANTYYGGLSKTDYDQLAKLDFKSGDRAYIDVNHNKSTLIKNAWKVNKVIYSNLDSLNRTSHSNTAFLEKRNVANDSLRVRQFVQPTGWHYNHRNGTQIYNRGHLIAYSISAGIDQDGNYNPNNQSGDQNNPKNLFTQSAYSNQKIQTIFESKVRRALRENKRVIYQATPIFRGNELMARGINLQAISTDGSLDFNVYLFNVQPGFVYNYNDGRAKIDRQMIVKQ; encoded by the coding sequence ATGGCACGTAAAAAGCAAAAGAAGCAAGGAACTTTGTATACTGTTATTGGGGCAATTATCATTATTGCTTGGGGAATATTTTCAAAAGATGGAAATTTTAATTTAAACAACCTGTTTTCCATGAATCCATCTAATACAGTTAATAATGCTAAGAGTGCAAATACTTATTATGGTGGCTTATCTAAAACAGATTACGATCAATTAGCTAAACTTGATTTTAAGAGTGGGGATCGCGCATATATTGATGTGAATCATAATAAGTCCACTTTAATCAAAAATGCATGGAAGGTTAATAAGGTAATCTATTCTAATTTAGATAGTTTAAATAGAACATCGCATTCAAATACTGCTTTTCTAGAAAAGCGAAATGTCGCCAATGATAGCTTAAGGGTAAGACAGTTTGTCCAGCCAACAGGATGGCATTATAACCATCGTAATGGCACTCAAATTTATAATCGTGGTCACTTGATTGCTTATTCAATCTCAGCGGGAATCGATCAAGATGGTAATTACAATCCTAACAACCAATCTGGTGATCAAAATAATCCTAAGAATTTGTTTACGCAGTCAGCTTATTCCAATCAAAAGATTCAAACAATCTTTGAAAGTAAGGTACGCCGTGCTTTAAGAGAAAATAAACGCGTAATTTATCAAGCAACTCCTATCTTTAGAGGAAACGAATTAATGGCTCGGGGAATTAATTTACAAGCAATTTCTACAGATGGTAGCTTGGACTTTAATGTTTATCTGTTCAACGTTCAACCGGGGTTTGTTTATAACTATAATGATGGTCGCGCGAAAATTGATCGTCAGATGATCGTCAAACAGTAG